DNA from Ictalurus punctatus breed USDA103 chromosome 7, Coco_2.0, whole genome shotgun sequence:
TAACACTGTCATAATATTAGACATAACATAATATTAGAGCAAACCAtgggcgttagctggactgttaatcagcTTGAGCCAGATTCTtctccaccaaaaaaaaaaaaaaaccttttataaATGTACGTAGAAAtagactgtttccatgcatttttttcttgcatgtgagggctaattgcttaaaaaaatgtgaacacTGGACAGAAAGTtaaatttatcataaaactcGCCTCAGGTGTTAtgactgtttgcaggactaccagaccgataaactATAGCACTTCTTGGATATCTAACAtaagactaggctagtttggtgtcgctagccaagagGAGGCATCCTATAAgttatcactgtatgggtttagctgctacagtgccatgcaaagtgcaTTAGCTATCCTTATGCTCTGCAcctatcatgttcacataaactgaAACTCAGACATTTACTGTTAAGATTTCACCTTAGAAGTAAATTGTTGGATCCACGCTGCTGTAAACTTTTCAGTACAGAGTTAGGGAAGAAGTCACACAGGCAGAGAGTTCCGTGAAAACTTCTTAGATTAATGCTGATATAATCagagtatatatacagtaaagaAAGAAGAGGGTGGAGGTCTGAGAGTTTATGACAATgtatgagagacagagagagaacagagttCTCCTATGTGGACCTTATCATtcacacaccttgttttcctgctcagcatgagaggatgttggtgtttcagtttcaacctcTTTACTGGTAGGAAACATTGTCGTATATCTATTTTCCAACTCTCACtaactgtgtgagctagcatttggcagaagtgagatctgtcagccaataagtATTTCCACATTGTTTcatgtaaaccctgtctgactgGCCTTGCCTCCATTCACTGATGATACAAAATGGCAACACTACTGACTTCTTATACTGATGTTCAGTTTCATAGTGACAGCTACAAGTGGAGAATTATGTGGGGCTACAGCAATAGACATAaatagaatataaataaatgtatttatatatctatGGCTACAGCCTTGAATGCCCAGACTATGTTACACCCCTGGTGCAATCCAGGGAAGAAGAATGTTGTTGCTCAAACAGAAAGGGAAAAGTAAAAGTCTACCAAACTAAACATGCTTTAactcagaggttctcaaccttttgtaaccaAAGCCCCACCTCCCCCCacccatattggaggagaccaagtataatgattatctattgtataatatatatatatatatatatatatatatatatatatatatatatatatatatatatatatatatacacacacacacacacacacacacacacacacacacacacacacctaatctataatgtgtttttgatagatagatagatagatagatagatagatagatagatagatagattttatttgcttttgtactttttaattacttttcataactgtataatggacaggtatggaacatgaatgatcagaaatgtttctgaacactatgactactttgaacaaaagaactaggctgtaataatgtgTACTATTTTACGTTAAACATGTTGAattacattcgtcttgcattctaaaaacattcaaataagaatgatgtaaattgggactaCGGGCAcatctcgttatccatgacgttgttaaatctccggctctcagcttTTCACTGATCAGAACAGACgcagagaggtgagagtgcaacGGGAAAGCAAAATCTctcgcttgcaggacagtactgtccacatttggaaagttgccaaggtttgtccaaaaagttgctAGGTGCTTTTTTTGGGCAAAAAAATCGGTAAAggtgtctgaaaagtcgctaatttggcaacactggtctgcactgacagctagataacaGGCAGGCTAaactccgcctctccccagcaaaaagaaaatacagaggtagagggaacgcggggtttttccatttatgcacattctatttgaaaagcaataaaacacaccgAGTACCCAAATTATACCCTGTTTGTGTTTTGCGCCCCCTTCCGACTTCTCCGCACCTCCccggttgagaaccactgctttaactgtttaaactttaaacatGTTCTTGAGTTTTCTTCAATTCAAAGTTTCAAATTCAACCAAATATTTTAATAGCAGTGTTCATTTTTAGACTACTTTGTGAGAAATAGAGACCCTTCCACAGTCTTCGCTTCCCTTTTGACTCAAGTTCACGCATTCTCTTACATTAGAGCTGACCCTGATTATCCGACAACCAGAAAGCCTGTCTATTAAAGGGTTAATTAGGCTTCAGTATCAAGGTATTTGGACAGAGGCCAAAGTGCTTAAATATAGCTGAGCAtttcccctcctcctcctcctccttctcctccttctagTTAACTCCGGGGCTCAAGTTGGACTGGAGTAGGTGCTTTTATAGTAAGTAGCCAGACTAATCTTATGTGAATCTTTGTTTGTGAGGAACAGCTTTTGGCCAAAATTCTGTAAAATATAGAATTTGACAACATAGCCTATAGAATTGCACAACACGTTAATAATTGTTAGTGACTGTTAACAATAGACAATCTAATAGTCTGTAGcctgatgtattttaatatgcAAGGTATATTACTATATGCAGTGTATGTTAATAAGAAGTCTAAATATTGATCAGAACAAACTGTAATTCTTTCTACCTTTCTAAGTATGCatggattgaataattttgtcaCTTCTCCAGGACTAGTTAACGTTAAGTACTCATAAGTATTTGGATGACAAAAACGGCCCAAAATGTGTCCTGTAATTAATTCTATACATTGTAGACTAATTGAAGCCTTGAGTAATCCATGCAAAGTGATACCGTGATGCCACGGCATAGACATCTTATCAATGCCTGGCCTGTCTGAATGTCTTACAATTGCAGTGCAAATCCGTCACGTCAGCAGGGTGTTCACATGCTGTTTTTCCCATCGATCATATATGTAGGATCATGGCTGGCTTGGACAAGCTGCGCGTGGCCGTGGTGGGCGCAGGAGCGGCGGGTCTGTGCGCTGCGCGTCACGTACTCGCGCGCCAGGACCTGTTCGCACCGCCAGTGCTATTCGAGATCACCAAGAACGTGGGCGGAACGTGGGTTTACGAAGAGCGTGTCGGACATTATGACAACGGTCTGCCCATCCACAGCAGCATGTACAGGGACCTCAGGTGAATGATCTCTAGTGTTGTCTCAGTATGTGTTTCGACACTGGTGGACAGAGAGGGCTAATTATGCACGAATATCtgatttgtttctttgttgCAAAATAAATAGCCACATAATGACATTCATGGTTTTTCCATTATATTTTCTCTATATTTTTTAATGCTGAATGGAATttgtcaaaaacaaacaaacaaaaaaaaacaacaacaacctagCTCTACAGTGATCATTTATGTGGACATGAGCTACATATGATTCACAAAACTTCTCAGGGATATGATTTAAGGTCACTCTGTGCTACCCATGTGGTAACACTGCCGTACATGTCTACATATTGCATGAGAACACAAACAGTGCATCATCATTTCCCCCCGTCACATTTGCAAATTGGTCTTTATGTGTTGTGCATGTTTTGGAAATGTTCTTTTAGTAAACAGTcattattttctccatttgCCAGAACTAATATTCCCAAAGAGGTCATGTCATTTCCTGACTTCCCCTTCGCAAAGCATCTTCCTTCGTTTGTCCATCATACAGAGGTGCGCAAGTACCTTGAGCAGTACTGTGACCATTTCCATCTCTGGGACCATATCAGGGTATGATTTCAGCACAACCTTTGCCAATCATTCTGAGTGTGTCAAATGTGCCAAGCAAGcataacatttataaatcaAATAGTAGTTTCTTCAATTTGCCATTTATTTGTTCCTTTCCACATTAAGTCCGTCCTACAAGCAGAATTTCTTGCATTTctattacattatttaatttttttaaaagtatcatTTGTACAGTCATTGTGTAAACTGTATGTATACTTGCACTTCTGAAATCCCTTTTCCAGTTTGGCACGACTGTGGATGCAGTGGACCCAGTAAAAGTGAAGAGTGGCTGGAAAGGTTTGGCATGGGATATCACCAGCAGTGATGGTGTGGACCGGAACAAATCCATCAAGGAGCGCTTTGATGTTGTTATGGTGTGTAATGGGTGTGTATAACCTTTTTACTGTTATTGACAGTGAATAGACAGTGATTTTGATTATAAGACAAATGATAATTTACCAGTGTTTTTGAAATACAATAGATTTTCTtgaaaaagcaagaaaaaaagattataaaGATAAGAATGTGTAATTTTTTATGAAGATATGAGGCATGAGTCATATAAAAAGGTCAACAAATAAGAATGGATCCTAGATGAGTGCTAAAATGGTTGTGGCATGGTTGTAGTGATGTCAGACATACAAATAAAGCAAAGGTTGATCAGTTTTAAGCATATCAAATACTATGGCTCAGAAGAGTTAGCTGCTGTAATCCTTCTCAAACAAAATTGTGTTTGTTGCATACAAACATATTATATCTGAAGGCTGAACGAGCACAATCAAATACATATTGctttattgttcatttaaaccTAGAATATTGTGAATATCAAACAACTACTTtagcatttcttttaaaaatcagaGTGAGTCTAAATTACCTATTTGTTCTCTACTGATTTTAAACACCAGACATTTCTATGACCCGTACATCCCTGCTATACCTGGACTTGAGAAGTTCAAAGGTATGTGTACCTGCCTTTTCTGTAATATAAATACCAGTTCATACTTGTTCATTTATCAGTGTCAGCTGCTATCTTGAGTAGCATGTTTTCAGATTGTCACAAGGCCAattactgaccaatcagaaatgcAGATCAAAGCTTTTATCATTGAAGCCATGCCCATGAAGTCTTATCATATTACATAATACCAATGGGCCTTTGATCAATACTTAGAAATGCAATTCTGGCAATAGACTAggattttaaacaaacatgttgtAACAGTTTAAAGTCAATAAAGCACACAAGCCTaacaaatgtttgtttaatgttgtaGTTTAAAAGCTTCTGTTTATTTGCAGGGTTGAGTCTGAACTGTTCAGTATCCATGCCCATTACTTTTGGCTTATTCTGTGTTTTGGTAGATgcatattttaaatttatttcatgTGCAATTTGTGAAGGGTTTtcataaattacatttttggaGACCAGAAGTTATGTATGACATGTTGATTCTTGACAGGTATATTGATGCATAGCCATGATTATCGGAGTGCAGAGCCCTTTGCAGACAAGTCAGTGCTGGTGCTCGGTGCTGGTCTTTCTGGACTGGACATTGTTATGGAGCTGGCCAACTTCAATGCTAAGGTCTTTTactgcattcttttttttttttttaattgatgcatgtaacatgttc
Protein-coding regions in this window:
- the zgc:77439 gene encoding uncharacterized protein zgc:77439, with product MAGLDKLRVAVVGAGAAGLCAARHVLARQDLFAPPVLFEITKNVGGTWVYEERVGHYDNGLPIHSSMYRDLRTNIPKEVMSFPDFPFAKHLPSFVHHTEVRKYLEQYCDHFHLWDHIRFGTTVDAVDPVKVKSGWKGLAWDITSSDGVDRNKSIKERFDVVMVCNGHFYDPYIPAIPGLEKFKGILMHSHDYRSAEPFADKSVLVLGAGLSGLDIVMELANFNAKVILSHGQKPLTCPMPQGVEQAPPVSKVLEDGTLEFQDGKHAEAEVFMLCTGYNFVFSFLNEQIGVRVKEHLVYPLYKFLIPPAYPSLFIVGICRAICPFPHFHMQSQFAISVLDGSFSLPSREEMEKDIELDMAARRARGVATRHILKLDSEQWAYNDHLAHLGGFQPLPRYWSNLYESNKVFRARDMLNYKTYNYNVLNETEWMVKNLQGQQLHRPQLKHI